Within the Amaranthus tricolor cultivar Red isolate AtriRed21 chromosome 15, ASM2621246v1, whole genome shotgun sequence genome, the region TAATCTTACAAGGTGCGttgttacctacaataactttaCCTCCATTGCAAGACTCATACGTGTCAAACCAATCTCGACGCAGACTTATATGGAACGAACACCCCGAATCTAGAACCCAATCATCAGAAAGATCTCCAGAGTTAGCAGAACTCACTAACGCCAAGTCTTCCTCCGAATTATAGTTCTCCTTCGGTTTTTCATCAACTACAGCAGCTTGGGACTTGCCCTTCCTCACCGGATAATCAGCCCTAAAGTGACCTGGTTCCTTACAGTAATAACAAGTCTTTCCCGCAGTCTTACCGGATCCCTCATTGCCGTTTCCAGCACCCGACCCAGTATTGTTGCCCTTGTTAaccccctttttctttttagacaTCCCGGACTTAACAAACAACCCACTGCCATTCTCCCCGATATCACCTATAGCATTCTGAAGAAGTTCCCTAGTTTGAAGTGCTGTCTTCACTTATTCTAAGGTCAGTGAGTCTTTACCAACAACAAAAGACTCAAAAAAATTCTCATAGCTAGACGGTAGAGACACAAGTAAAATCAACgcagcatcctcatcatctattttaacatctaagttacgcaaatctagtaaaatagagttaagtttttcaagttGTTTCCGTAAGGGAGTACCTGACTGCACTCGGAGGCTGAACAGCCGCTGCTTCAGCAATAATTTGTTGGTCAGCGACTTAGTCATATACAATGATTCCAATTTCATCCATAGTTCCGCCGCTGTAGCCTTATCAGCGACCTCCGTGATGATACGATCATCCAAACATAGAAAAATGGTAGAATGAGtcttttcctccattactgcTAATTGCCCGTTAGTTAACCCGTATTTCGACCCCGTAGTAGTACTCTTTGAAGCCAACGGACGGCAGATTTGCTGCTGTTTCAACAGAGCCTTCATCTTTATTTGCCATAGACCGAAGCTATTTTTTCAGTAAATTTCTCGattcttattgtagaatctccaTCCATTGTTCCACTCAAAAACTCTCCAAGGACTTAAACTtgagctcttgatgccaattgttgtgcgacagcggaagcaagttcgatgaacaataatgaaacaataagaaattcaatgcaaacaataagaaaatgacacaagagatttaacgtagttcactatcaatgtgatagctaagTCTACCGgcaccgagatcaaataatttcactatgatcgtaACGAATTTACAAaatgaattacaatcacactcacaaatttATTGGCTcacttgtgatctctctcaactTGTGAATCCTTATGTATTAATCCTAAAATGGGAGATTAAATACTAATGTCTaataaaaggaagttattaataataaacacaaagtaaccgtcccaaaagacacctcccgtgaaaagaaaccgccATTTCGCGAGCCATGTACAACTACGTGAACCGCGAAATGGAGACAGAAcgcactccgcgccccgcggactgaGTTATCAGCTTCTTCACGCCCCGTGGAGTTTTCTGTGCCCTGCGGACCTCCTCTTTGACCCATACTCATCTTCTTTAATGGTgcttgctagtttgagtcaccattaacaacatTAATCTTATTAAATTGGTTTTGATGGGTAGTCTTATGGtatcattttttatagtttttattctTGTTGATAATATTTACATTTAAAGTTGAATATAGCAAAACGCAAAAGCTTATATATTGCAAATATAATATTACTAACACCTTCAAATcacacaactattaaaaaaagtGGTGGAGatattgaaattgtgttgatatattataggaaaagaaaaagtgtcgatgcaaaaaaaaaagtggCGAGAACAATTTATTAAAGAGAACGTTGCAaaattataatacaaaaaaatgttgattttccAATAAGTAATTTAGTTGGAAGTTTCTAGGTGCAGGGGGTTTCAAGATACCAACAAGAAGCAATTAAAaggatgaataaaaataaaaagtattgcTGATTATTAGTAGCATAAAAGCTAGTAAGAAAGGACTACTCCCTCCGTCTCAATTTGTctcatattttgttttaaattatttcatttgttctatattatttttctatttgaaaataaattcaccTTCTTTAATTATCTTCCATACATTTaaactcatttaataatttcatccacatactttatatttttaagttcaACTTCAATTAGGCCTGACAAAAGTTGACCCGACCTGTTAATCCAACCTAAACCTAATTTGAAATAAGTGAGTCTGGGTTGAgattttgacccaattaattaaatgagtcGACTTGatctgatctgtttattaaatggattAGGTTCAGGTCAAAttttaaacttgaaaaaaacCTATATAACCCATTcaattaaatgtgttaatttcgAGTTAAATCATATGTATAAGCtaaatttatttcatttaatattttcttatttttcataataaatacaaaataaacagcaaaaaaaacataaagttaaaattaaagccaaaaaaattagatttaatcaacgttaaaaaccttaaaacgaaaacaaaaaaattataaacgggTTAAATGGGTCGAAATCAGGTCAACCTGATCtgttgcaggtcgggtcaaGGTTGTGAGTTTCGACCCAATTAACTAAATGGGTTGGGTTTGGGTCAAGAATTTTGTGACTTATTTATATATGACCTGAACCCAAACTCGATTCAACTTGATCTGTTTGACATGCCTAACTTTTATACACCTTCGTCTTCATGCAAAATCTCTAGATAAACCGTCATTAAATTTTAACTCGAAATAAAAATATGTGAtgttataagttataattgTGTTCATATCTTTTACAGTTGaaattattattggtttttaattcTTAGTTTGTTATTTGATCAAAATTGGAAAATTTAAGAGAAACTTTGACAATACTTCAAATtggttttttctttaatttctatttttttatacttgcAATAATTCTCTGAAGGAAATCATACTATCTCTTAAAGATAATGTATGTAATTACAAGTGACAATTTAAGAGATACTTTGACAAttggaaaatttttattgattaaatatCACCAACATGATATATACTTAAGTAAATTgtcaatttctaaaataaaaaaaaaacttaattaataacttcatttaaaaaaacattacaaTATAACTAATCCTTCAATTAGTTAATTACCATATTTAATCATACTAtctatcatatcatatcatgtCATCATACATTAtattaaaaagattgaaaattttcaagtgtCACAACTAAAGAGAGTCTGTCCAATGAAACTCATTTATTGACTAAAGAAAAATAACATGACATTTGATCTTGACCAATACCTGTACCATTAAAGTATCTTTGActagcatttatttatagttaaattgagtaaactAGAGAATATAGTGTActgtataatatattattgacatcatatcatatcatacattatactaaaaGCCTTGTAAATTCCAAGTGTCACAACTAAAGAGAGTTTGCCAAATGAAACTTatttattggctaaagaaaatgACATGGCATTAGATCTTGATCAATATCTCTACCATTAAAGTATCTTTGAAtgacatttatttatagttaaattgagtaaattagagaatataaaatattgcattatatattattgtcaattTCTAAAATAACAGAGTTAATTTATACGTATAACTGTCAAATTGAGTATTTTTATAGCAAAATATCCCtggctttttttttaatacccctatcatatttttatataagacaatgctaaaaaaaaaaggtgCATTGCACGCACTAATATGGATAAAAATGCTCTAAAAGATTGAATAGAgtatcgtttcttattaatgtGGGCTAAGCCATGTTTGAAGGATGGGGTCAATAATATGAACCTTTTGCTAAGACAGTAGACAGCAAGAATATATGTGACATGACCTGTAAAGTTCCAAAGTCATACGCAAAATACAATTGCATTGGATGCCATCCACTTATAAAAAGCTTTTTTTCTTGCATAAATGCTCTTCTTCACTTGGGTAGCTACCTCTTCATTGCGATAACTACTTAACCCTTCCTTCCAAACATCAttgaaaatatttaaagaaGCCACCATTATCCCGTGGCTGCTTCCTGTGCATTGTTTTTTCGGATAAAATCTTTTTGTAAGAATTTAGTATCAACATTATTGTCCTTCCGTATTCCTTTTAACTATTTCAATGTTAATAttactttctttacttatcccTTTGCAATCATTATTAATGAATATTGCATCGTCATCATCATTTAGAAATAACGGAGAATTATATGCCATCAATTATCATTATCTAAAGAAGCAACCATTATACCATGTGTCTACTTGTTGGGCATTGTTATTTTCCCACCTAAGGCCCTCTTCTAAGAATTTTACTAATTACTGCaatattaacattaatttttattacaaaTAAGCTTAAAGAATGGAATAGGTGAGAATCAAAtacaaaacctttttaaaaagtggtaaaaaattaaaatgaatggagaataagaatcaatatgAAATACCATTGGAATTGGTATATTATTACATGTTAGTCGGcctcaatcttttgggattaaggttcTAGACATCAGCCCTTAGGTCAATCCATGATTCTGATGACTTGTCTACTAAAATTGAGATGGTAAATTTGACTTTTCGTTAAATTTATTAGTATGACTTTTGGTTCTACTATTTACTATAATCTTGGTGTGAAGCCAAGTATTCTAAGGCCACAGCGACATCGCTAATGAGGGGTCGGTGAGCAGGTACTTCCTGAAGACATATGGCTACAATTGCGACAAAATGTTGGAAACAGCACCATGGATAACGGCGCTGCAATGCTGGATCAACCAGCTGAATATATCGCTTTTTATCCTTGAAGCAAGGACGTGCCTGCACAGGATACATGTAAAATAGATGAGCCTTATAGGAGATGGATGATGATGGGCCAACATAACTCGACTTAACATAATTATATCATCATGCAAGAATCAGTCTCCCAATCGGTGCGCTGGCCTTGTGCAGACTTACTAATAAATAGGCTCAGCTGCTTAAAACACCCTCCATTGCCACTACGGCCTTGGATTAATGATCGGTATTCTGGAAAACCAAATTGATATGTGACATACGAGGACAATAAAATACTTCCTCTATCCCGATCACTTCTGAACTTGTCTAGATTTCTATATAATGTTACATTACGACCATTCCAAAGAAAGACAATTGTCATTGTCGGAAAATAATCCACTTGCGATCCCACATCGAAAAATTAGAGAGGTTGACTAtcatatatacttgatgggcTGCTCCTCCTAATATCAATTAGTTTTAAGATGGAACCTCGCATCGGGTTTATGTGCAGTCAACTCTCCTCTCTTGCGGGTAATTCTAGGTACAAGCCCAAATCTTCAGTCATTTGACGAAGGTGAAAGTTTATATGTGAATGATAATTATACCATCTTTCAAAAAATTTTCTATGAGTTATCCCAATTGAATCCTTTTAGGGATGACGGGAATGCAATGAAACCCCCAATTTCTACTTTCCAACACTAATCATATCATCTTAGATCTTTGGTTTTTAATGTTCCCTTCATTTTTCAAAGGGAGGATGGGGGAGGAGGAGGTCGAAGAAACCAGGCCAGCTAAGATGTGTACACATAGAATATTAAACATCAACGGTATGTCAAGGTATACGATATCAACTTTTAATACGGATATATAAGAAGATAACTTACCCAATTGATTAGATTCTGCTCTGCGCGACTCCTATTTGGATCAATAGACTTGCGTCCACTGATAATTTCCAATAAAACAACACCCAAGCTAAATATGTCGGATTTCAGGGTGAGTTTACCACTCATGGCATATTCGGGTGCACAATAGCCGTAAATTCCCATCACACGGCTAGAAACATGGGTCCTGTCACCAACAGGTCCCAACTTAGCGAGCCCAAAGTCTGAGAGGATGGCATGGAATTCATTGTCCAGTAATATATTCGCGGGTTTCAAGTCACGAAAGATAACAGGCGGGTTGGCTTTGACATGGAGATACTCCATACCCCTGGCAGTATCAATGGCAATTCTCATGCGTGTGTTCCAGTCCAACAGAACCTTCCCTGGGCCCAAGTCTGAGAATATTTCAATACGAAACAGAATTATCAATATCATATGGATACATAAGAAAAGTTAAAAGAAACTAGCAACAAGTTCAAAACAACTAATCAAATTATAGCATTCAAGACTAGACTGATCTATTGGTTCATGTGGACAGCCACTGGAATTGggtattggttcatgtagccgacctcaatcttttgggattagcAGTCTGACACTGAAATCCAAAATGCATATACATCAAAAAGGATTGTACCGAAGGATAATCGTGCATGGAAAGACCCACATGATCAATATTAATGACTGAGGAACTTAACCTAAGAAGGCAGCATTTGTTAAAGCcaaaaaatccatcttaaacgcACAAGAAAAACACCACATGGGTGGGATCAGAATTTCTTATTAGTTTACTATGTGGCGGAGACTGATGATACATCCTGATTAATTAGACCTTTATTAACATGTATCTACTAGCTTGATCGAGACAGGTAATGTTCAATACATTCATAATCCTAGACCCTCAAAACCAGTCATTTCCATTCAAAAGAAGGGACgaataatgcaaaatacaaaaaaactcCATATGATTGGCTTATCAAAAGAAAAGATAGTATGAAGTGAAATTCATGATAGTGAGAACTCGGAATCAGTAGACAAAGTAGTCTAAACATATTTGAAATAACATTAAACAGGACATGTTTTCTTTATAGGCAGTTTCTGCTTTGTGATAACGACAAATAAATCACCCGTAAATGATCAAACTGAATCAAATTTCTTCTCTTTAGCGTAACAACCAATGCCTATCAGCATAATCATCTTATGCATTATGCAAGAACCGACCTTTAATATTACTCGCATACTGTttacaaaaagtaaaaaagcAGACATATAGGTCCAATTATTGTTTCAAATTAGGTGTGTAAATATAGGTCCAATTATTGGCATGTCACTCCTACAGAAAACTCATCATAACTCGTAAATCGAAGGAATATTTCTTCGGGAGCCACTTGATAACCATTTCCGAATAACATATATAGACATAATGGACATTTGTGGCTATATATTTACACACCTAATTTGAAACAATTACTGATAGATTACAAGACTTATAAAACATTTCATTTGAAGTGATAGACAGTCGGGTTTTCAATATACTCCAGTCCTATATGTGAACAGaactatttcttaatttttgaaggttttgatgTTAGTTAGAAAGGGTTATTGTGTAGTAAGTTTCCATTAAATTCAACCCCTCAAATGAGCCGCCAACTCTCGTGATTGTTGAGGCGTCCCATATAGTTCTCTTGCTACCTAGGGTCATTACGATAAGGTAATTTGAGATCAGGTCATTAGGATAACCGGCTACACAAATTTTAAACCAAACCCCAATTCCAATCCTCTACTTAATCTTCGTTTGAACAATGGCATcccaaaattttcattatacCCAGCTTCAATGTGACAGATCTTGTATTCCTGTCCCCTTCTAACTTAtaacattgattattgatctcCAAAAGAGCCATAATAAACTAAAGCCACATAAAACGTCATGTATTATGTGTTAACGAGATCTACTGATCAAATCTTAATGTATCCTGTTGgatttaattaattagtctGTTCTAACACAGAATCTTATAAATAAaaccataaaaagaaaaggaaaaaaggcATCCTAACACCATTTTCAATGTTATAG harbors:
- the LOC130801386 gene encoding LOW QUALITY PROTEIN: probable serine/threonine-protein kinase PBL21 (The sequence of the model RefSeq protein was modified relative to this genomic sequence to represent the inferred CDS: deleted 1 base in 1 codon) — its product is MLSLLHHPNLMSLKGYCTDGDEKLLAYEYMPKGSLEDHLFDLGPGKVLLDWNTRMRIAIDTARGMEYLHVKANPPVIFRDLKPANILLDNEFHAILSDFGLAKLGPVGDRTHVSSRVMGIYGYCAPEYAMSGKLTLKSDIFSLGVVLLEIISGRKSIDPNRSRAEQNLINWARPCFKDKKRYIQLVDPALQRRYPWCCFQHFVAIVAICLQEVPAHRPLISDVAVALEYLASHQDYSK